A genomic segment from Cyanobacteriota bacterium encodes:
- a CDS encoding endonuclease domain-containing protein, whose translation MKSHPDVTIVNRYLPYNPKLTSRAKELRKNPTPVERKLWQDCLRLLPFRVLRQRPIDQLIVDFYCDAVKLVIEVDGDSHFTEQGQVYNAERTKVLESYSLRVLRFSNDEVMQQFEGVCQQIEEMISLLSKRTDIAD comes from the coding sequence ATGAAATCCCATCCGGACGTAACTATTGTCAACAGGTACTTACCCTACAATCCTAAATTGACTAGCAGAGCCAAAGAACTACGCAAGAATCCTACACCTGTGGAACGGAAGCTTTGGCAAGACTGTCTCAGACTATTGCCGTTTCGAGTCTTGCGTCAGCGTCCGATCGACCAGTTGATTGTCGATTTCTATTGTGATGCTGTGAAACTGGTGATTGAAGTAGATGGGGATAGCCATTTTACAGAGCAGGGACAAGTCTACAACGCTGAGAGAACAAAGGTTCTGGAAAGCTACAGTTTGAGGGTGCTGCGATTTAGTAATGATGAGGTGATGCAGCAATTTGAAGGAGTTTGTCAACAGATTGAAGA